In Epinephelus lanceolatus isolate andai-2023 chromosome 13, ASM4190304v1, whole genome shotgun sequence, the following are encoded in one genomic region:
- the LOC117270672 gene encoding trace amine-associated receptor 4-like, giving the protein MCGNLLVIISIIYFKQLHTPTNYLILSLAVADLLVGVVVLPFSTLLAVSSCWHLEGLLCKVRGCFDIFLCTCSILNLCFISIDRYYAVCQPLRYRTKITVHVIVIMILVSWTVSALNGIGLTIRGLNEEQSNRCVLFQRLTSLGIMGTFFAYYLPGIVMFTIYLKIFMVSQRQVRSIQNTICQNTKSEATISKMERKATKTLAIVMGVFLICWTPFFLCFTFYPLSNYTIPVSVIASFKWLGWSNSMLNPFVYGFFYTWFRTSFKMIISGKIFQGDFTNFKLV; this is encoded by the coding sequence ATGTGTGGAAACCTTCTGGTAATAATCTCTATCATATACTTCAAACAGCTCCACACTCCTACAAACTACCTCAtcctctctctggctgtggCTGACCTGCTTGTTGGTGTTGTAGTTTTGCCTTTTAGCACACTACTGGCTGTAAGCTCATGTTGGCATCTTGAAGGTTTGCTCTGTAAAGTCAGAGGCTGCTTTGATATATTTCTGTGCACATGTTCTattttaaatttgtgttttatttctattgaTAGATATTATGCAGTGTGTCAGCCTCTGAGGTACAGAACTAAAATAACTGTCCATGTTATTGTGATCATGATCCTAGTGAGTTGGACTGTTTCTGCACTAAATGGAATTGGCCTCACAATTCGAGGACTGAATGAAGAACAATCTAAcaggtgtgttttatttcagcgTCTCACAAGTTTAGGAATTATGGGAACCTTTTTTGCTTATTACCTCCCAGGTATTGTAATGTTCACCATCTACCTAAAGATTTTTATGGtgtcacagagacaggtacgCAGCATCCAGAACACAATCTGTCAGAACACAAAGTCTGAAGCAACCATCAgtaagatggagagaaaggcCACCAAAACTCTGGCTATTGTTATGGGAGTTTTTCTCATCTGTTGGactcctttctttctctgtttcacCTTTTACCCTTTGAGTAATTACACAATACCAGTTTCTGTGATTGCATCATTTAAATGGCTTGGATGGTCAAATTCAATGCTCAATCCATTTGTCTATGGTTTCTTTTACACCTGGTTTCGAACATCTTTCAAAATGATAATTTCTGGGAAAATATTTCAAGGTGATTTTACTAATTTTAAGCTTGTTTGA